The following are encoded in a window of Brevibacillus ruminantium genomic DNA:
- the guaA gene encoding glutamine-hydrolyzing GMP synthase encodes MSKPMEMVVVLDFGGQYNQLIARRVRDLGVYSELVPFNTPVEKIKEMQPKGIIFSGGPASVYEEGAPKVDPAIFELGLPVLGICYGMQLMSYMLEGKVERAGKREYGKSELRLQNPHSLYDQWTENEVVWMSHTDKVVELPAGFRVDAVSDSCPVAAISHPERKLYGVQFHPEVRHTVKGNEFISNFLFQICGCKGDWSMTSFIEDEVKKIRETVGNKQVLCALSGGVDSSVVAALIHKAIGDQLTCMFVDHGLLRKGEAESVMETFANKFSMKVIKIDARKRFLDKLKGVTDPEKKRKIIGNEFIYVFDEEAGKLTDMDFLAQGTLYTDIIESGTATAQTIKSHHNVGGLPEDMNFTLIEPLKTLFKDEVRKLGSELGLPDEIVWRQPFPGPGLGIRVLGEVTEEKLEIVRESDAILREEIANAGLDREIWQYFTALPDMKSVGVMGDVRTYSYTVGIRAVTSIDGMTADWARIPWDVLEKISTRIVNEVENVNRVVYDITSKPPATIEWE; translated from the coding sequence ATGAGCAAGCCAATGGAAATGGTGGTCGTACTTGATTTCGGGGGACAATACAACCAGCTGATTGCCCGTCGTGTGCGGGATTTGGGTGTATACAGTGAACTGGTGCCATTCAATACACCAGTGGAAAAGATCAAGGAAATGCAGCCAAAGGGGATTATCTTCTCCGGAGGTCCAGCGAGCGTCTATGAAGAGGGAGCACCAAAGGTAGATCCAGCCATTTTTGAGCTTGGCCTGCCCGTTTTGGGGATCTGCTATGGTATGCAGTTGATGAGCTACATGCTGGAGGGCAAAGTAGAGCGTGCCGGCAAGCGGGAATACGGCAAGTCTGAGCTTCGTCTTCAAAACCCCCACAGCTTGTATGATCAGTGGACGGAAAATGAAGTGGTATGGATGAGTCACACGGATAAAGTGGTGGAGCTGCCAGCTGGTTTCCGCGTGGATGCCGTAAGCGACAGCTGTCCAGTAGCAGCGATCAGCCATCCGGAGCGCAAGCTGTACGGAGTACAATTCCATCCAGAAGTGCGTCATACGGTAAAAGGAAATGAATTCATCTCCAACTTCCTGTTCCAGATTTGCGGCTGCAAAGGGGACTGGAGCATGACGTCATTCATCGAGGATGAGGTCAAAAAAATCCGTGAAACGGTTGGCAACAAACAAGTTCTCTGTGCGCTGAGCGGCGGGGTAGATTCATCGGTCGTGGCTGCTTTGATCCACAAGGCCATCGGCGACCAGTTGACGTGCATGTTCGTGGACCATGGCCTGCTTCGCAAGGGCGAGGCCGAAAGTGTCATGGAAACATTCGCCAATAAATTTTCCATGAAAGTGATTAAAATCGATGCTCGCAAACGTTTCTTGGACAAATTAAAAGGGGTAACCGATCCCGAGAAAAAACGCAAAATCATCGGGAATGAGTTTATCTATGTATTTGACGAAGAAGCGGGCAAACTGACAGACATGGATTTCCTTGCGCAGGGTACACTATACACAGACATCATTGAAAGTGGTACTGCCACAGCGCAAACGATCAAGTCTCACCACAACGTGGGAGGCTTGCCGGAGGATATGAACTTTACCCTGATTGAACCGCTCAAAACCCTGTTCAAGGACGAAGTACGCAAGCTGGGCTCCGAGCTCGGCCTGCCGGATGAGATCGTATGGCGTCAGCCTTTCCCCGGTCCTGGCCTTGGCATTCGTGTTTTGGGTGAGGTTACGGAAGAGAAGCTGGAAATCGTTCGTGAATCCGATGCGATTTTGCGTGAAGAGATCGCCAACGCTGGATTGGACCGCGAGATTTGGCAATACTTCACGGCGCTGCCTGATATGAAGAGCGTCGGGGTTATGGGGGATGTACGGACGTACTCCTATACGGTAGGGATTCGGGCGGTCACTTCGATTGATGGCATGACGGCAGACTGGGCACGGATTCCGTGGGATGTCCTCGAGAAAATCTCGACCCGGATTGTCAATGAAGTAGAGAATGTAAACCGAGTTGTATACGATATTACCTCGAAACCGCCAGCAACAATCGAGTGGGAATAA
- a CDS encoding NCS2 family permease → MRKYFEFDKLGTNYRRETIAGITTFLAMAYILAVNPFILSGADLPPELKANYPEFGAIFTATALAAAIGTLVMAFVGRLPIAQAPGMGLNAFFTYTVVLTMGIPWQQALAGVFVSCTIFLLLSLTGIREAIVNSIPQGLKYAVSAGIGLFVAFIGLKNAGIIISSDATTVALGHLTFHPEMDAAQVTAVKNALLAVFGLILTAVLMARRINAAIFIGMVGTAIVGMIFGIVNLPEKVISTPPSLAPTFGAAFQYLGDFSTLFSAKMLIVVFTFLFVDFFDATGTLLGVASQAGLLKDGKLPRPGSALASDAIAGMAGAILGTSTTTSYVESTAGVAAGGRSGFASVVTGGMFILALFFSPLLAVVTPAVTAPALVMVGVLMASHMANIAWKEMDEAFPAFLTILMMPLTYSIASGIAAGFIVYPVIKLLKGKGREVHPVMYVLFFVFLAYFIFLRE, encoded by the coding sequence GTGCGGAAGTACTTTGAATTTGACAAGCTCGGTACCAATTATCGTCGAGAAACGATCGCCGGTATCACCACATTCCTTGCTATGGCTTACATCTTGGCTGTCAATCCATTCATCCTGAGTGGTGCTGACCTCCCGCCTGAACTGAAAGCCAACTATCCTGAATTCGGAGCGATCTTTACGGCGACAGCGCTGGCTGCGGCAATTGGTACGCTCGTGATGGCGTTTGTCGGTCGCTTGCCGATTGCACAGGCTCCCGGGATGGGATTAAACGCATTTTTTACGTATACGGTAGTTTTGACCATGGGTATTCCTTGGCAGCAAGCATTGGCAGGAGTGTTTGTCTCTTGTACGATTTTCCTTCTTCTGTCGCTGACCGGGATTCGCGAAGCCATCGTCAACTCGATTCCGCAGGGGCTGAAGTATGCCGTATCAGCCGGGATTGGTTTGTTTGTGGCCTTTATCGGTTTGAAAAACGCGGGAATCATTATCTCCAGTGACGCGACTACGGTTGCGCTTGGACATCTTACCTTCCATCCAGAGATGGATGCAGCACAAGTGACAGCAGTTAAAAATGCATTGCTTGCGGTATTTGGTCTGATTTTGACCGCCGTTTTGATGGCGCGCCGGATTAATGCGGCGATCTTTATTGGGATGGTCGGAACGGCAATCGTGGGCATGATCTTCGGGATTGTGAATCTCCCGGAAAAAGTCATTTCGACTCCGCCGAGCCTGGCTCCTACATTTGGTGCTGCGTTTCAATACTTAGGTGATTTTTCTACACTGTTCAGTGCCAAAATGCTCATCGTCGTTTTTACTTTCCTGTTTGTTGACTTCTTTGACGCGACTGGGACGCTTCTGGGAGTAGCCAGTCAGGCTGGTCTGCTGAAAGACGGCAAGCTGCCGCGTCCAGGAAGTGCCTTGGCTTCCGATGCGATCGCCGGTATGGCTGGTGCCATTTTGGGTACCTCGACGACAACAAGCTATGTGGAATCTACAGCCGGTGTGGCTGCCGGAGGACGTTCCGGTTTTGCTTCCGTCGTAACTGGCGGGATGTTCATCCTGGCGCTCTTCTTCTCTCCGCTTTTGGCGGTTGTTACGCCTGCTGTTACCGCACCAGCCCTGGTTATGGTCGGTGTGCTGATGGCCTCTCATATGGCGAATATTGCTTGGAAGGAAATGGACGAGGCTTTCCCGGCCTTCCTGACCATCCTGATGATGCCGCTGACGTACAGTATCGCATCCGGGATCGCGGCGGGCTTTATCGTCTATCCGGTCATCAAGCTGCTGAAAGGAAAAGGCCGCGAGGTTCATCCAGTGATGTATGTCCTGTTCTTTGTCTTCCTGGCGTACTTTATCTTCCTCAGAGAATAG
- a CDS encoding histidine--tRNA ligase, translating into MEGLLRNVKGTKDFMPEEQGLRNHIRRTLEAVFASYGCKPLETPMLQYFDLLGSKYGGGAEILKEVYRLSDQGERDLALRYDLTVPLAKVVGMNPEMRMPFKRYEIGKVFRDGPVKAGRFREFVQCDVDIVGTSSMLAEAELIRMAFDAFSRLGLDVYIQVNNRKLLSGVLQVMGIGEEQAADIMLSLDKLEKIGVEGVCDDLRDRLVGDEVIERIADFLRKGVPTLAGLAKEFDNPLVQEGAAELQELFRLLQAAGETGDVRFHPFLARGLSIYTGTVYEIFLQDGRITSSIGSGGRYDKIIGQFLGDGREYPAVGISFGLDVILTALTMEDEEKWAVHSSDVLIIPLGTEAEVLRLAQRIRRSGLRVEVELMGRRLKKALDYANKERIPLVLIVGENEMAAGKVVVRDMVRGEERLLSLSDEREWDQVFKSYQS; encoded by the coding sequence ATGGAAGGATTGCTTCGCAATGTGAAAGGAACCAAGGATTTTATGCCGGAAGAGCAGGGGCTGCGCAATCACATCAGGCGGACGCTGGAGGCGGTATTTGCCTCGTATGGCTGCAAGCCGCTGGAGACGCCCATGCTGCAGTATTTTGATTTGCTGGGATCAAAGTACGGGGGAGGGGCAGAAATCTTGAAAGAAGTGTACCGCTTAAGCGACCAGGGCGAACGTGATTTGGCCCTCCGTTATGATTTGACTGTTCCGCTGGCCAAAGTGGTGGGGATGAATCCGGAGATGCGGATGCCTTTTAAACGCTATGAAATCGGGAAGGTCTTCCGGGATGGACCGGTGAAAGCAGGACGATTCCGTGAGTTTGTCCAATGCGACGTGGATATCGTGGGGACTTCGTCCATGCTGGCGGAAGCGGAGTTGATACGGATGGCTTTTGATGCTTTTTCCCGGCTGGGGCTTGACGTCTATATCCAGGTGAACAATCGCAAACTGTTGTCCGGAGTGCTGCAGGTGATGGGCATCGGGGAGGAGCAGGCTGCGGATATCATGCTCTCACTCGACAAGCTGGAAAAGATCGGTGTGGAAGGTGTCTGTGATGATTTGCGGGATCGGCTTGTCGGTGATGAGGTCATTGAGAGGATAGCAGATTTTCTGCGAAAGGGAGTCCCGACGTTAGCGGGATTGGCGAAGGAGTTTGATAATCCGCTGGTGCAGGAAGGAGCGGCTGAGTTGCAAGAGCTGTTTCGTCTCTTGCAGGCAGCAGGAGAAACGGGTGACGTCAGGTTTCATCCCTTTCTGGCACGGGGACTCAGTATCTATACCGGTACTGTCTACGAGATTTTTCTGCAGGACGGCCGAATCACATCCAGTATTGGCAGCGGAGGAAGATACGACAAGATCATCGGACAATTTTTGGGCGATGGGCGTGAGTATCCGGCAGTCGGCATCTCTTTTGGTCTTGATGTGATTCTGACAGCCCTGACGATGGAGGATGAAGAGAAATGGGCCGTGCACAGTTCGGATGTGCTGATCATTCCTTTGGGGACAGAGGCTGAGGTGCTGAGACTGGCCCAGCGCATTCGCCGAAGCGGGCTGCGGGTCGAAGTGGAGCTAATGGGGCGTCGCTTGAAAAAAGCGCTCGACTATGCAAACAAAGAACGAATTCCTCTCGTCTTGATCGTAGGGGAAAACGAAATGGCGGCGGGGAAGGTTGTCGTCAGGGATATGGTTCGCGGAGAGGAACGGTTGCTCTCGCTATCAGACGAGCGGGAATGGGACCAGGTTTTTAAGAGTTATCAGTCTTAG
- a CDS encoding M1 family metallopeptidase, which produces MVPGAGNVNDEGNGRERGSGSGKAGGIGLEKGNSQRGFSSKRTVWDNFIGVGFRVMIALAVMMTLAGAAAVPGSAVSRADAMSGVTSVGAIANGKAHAPAPTNNDGSTNHDASPNNDGSTNHDASPNNDWFTNHEMKPEKSEAVLDLAKLTTYRAAVNVDPGTKKVTGHLQIEFVPRDPDVAYLHIYPYAFTEPKRGMLWEGLLGSKPSVGTYRITKLTVQGKPAAYQRKATVVKVPLGKTGVKPGTAIEMSLDFSMTLPRNMGRMSYDDHAIWLGNWLPVLAVHDASGWHLDPYGPVGDPFFSEVARYELELTLPAGYQFASTATDRGQTGRETIPGQRTYTLEVGNVRDFALVIMDHTYQPTESLVGDTWVRSWWRQGDSATQVERNHLAAVRSFAYFQSQFGLYPYSEYDVVRIGGSINGMENPGLVFVDGSHYQGDHLASIPTVVHETAHQWFYGLVGNNQVEEAWLDEGLAEYASLAFMLSAYPQLGKDRVQARLVRGTTTDFYAAKGLSPWMPLSRFPDNDSYSDLVYSRTASMLLLLREAWGEKRLHAMLHRFVTTYQYQVATGKAWVEALSAEAGEDAEPFIQYWLLLDKGKEKEAQEWLDRQRAEK; this is translated from the coding sequence ATGGTACCAGGTGCAGGCAATGTCAACGACGAGGGAAACGGCAGGGAGCGTGGCAGTGGGAGCGGTAAAGCGGGCGGAATTGGACTGGAAAAAGGAAATAGCCAGAGAGGATTTAGTAGCAAAAGGACAGTGTGGGATAACTTTATCGGAGTCGGCTTTCGGGTGATGATCGCTTTGGCCGTGATGATGACACTCGCAGGAGCAGCTGCTGTACCCGGTTCGGCAGTTTCACGAGCGGATGCGATGAGCGGGGTGACTTCTGTTGGAGCGATCGCGAATGGAAAGGCTCATGCTCCCGCGCCCACGAACAATGACGGGTCCACGAACCATGACGCGTCACCAAACAATGACGGGTCCACGAACCATGACGCGTCACCAAACAATGACTGGTTCACGAACCATGAAATGAAGCCGGAAAAGAGCGAAGCGGTCTTGGATTTGGCGAAATTGACCACCTACCGCGCCGCTGTGAATGTAGATCCGGGCACAAAAAAGGTGACAGGCCATCTCCAGATTGAATTCGTGCCGCGTGACCCGGACGTTGCTTATTTGCACATCTATCCCTATGCCTTTACGGAGCCGAAGCGAGGAATGCTGTGGGAGGGGCTCTTGGGGAGCAAACCGTCTGTTGGCACCTACCGGATCACCAAGCTGACTGTTCAGGGAAAACCGGCAGCCTACCAGCGCAAGGCAACGGTAGTGAAGGTGCCCCTCGGGAAAACAGGTGTGAAGCCCGGAACAGCAATCGAAATGTCGCTTGACTTCAGCATGACACTTCCCCGCAACATGGGCCGGATGTCGTATGATGACCACGCCATCTGGCTGGGAAATTGGCTGCCCGTCCTGGCTGTCCATGACGCCTCTGGCTGGCATCTCGATCCCTATGGACCGGTAGGAGATCCCTTCTTTTCTGAGGTGGCCCGCTATGAGCTGGAGCTGACCTTGCCTGCCGGGTATCAGTTCGCTAGCACGGCAACAGATCGAGGGCAAACGGGGAGGGAGACGATCCCCGGTCAGCGCACGTACACCCTGGAGGTCGGAAACGTGCGTGATTTTGCCCTCGTGATCATGGATCATACCTATCAGCCCACAGAGTCTCTTGTCGGGGATACGTGGGTGAGAAGCTGGTGGCGGCAAGGGGATTCAGCCACGCAGGTGGAGCGCAATCACCTGGCGGCGGTTCGGTCGTTTGCCTACTTCCAAAGCCAATTCGGTTTGTACCCTTATTCGGAGTATGATGTCGTCAGGATCGGCGGCAGCATCAACGGCATGGAAAATCCCGGACTCGTCTTTGTAGATGGCTCGCATTACCAGGGAGATCATCTGGCTTCGATTCCTACCGTGGTGCACGAGACAGCCCATCAGTGGTTCTATGGGCTTGTCGGGAACAATCAGGTAGAGGAGGCGTGGCTGGATGAAGGCTTGGCCGAGTACGCCTCTCTTGCTTTCATGCTGAGCGCTTACCCCCAGTTGGGCAAAGATCGTGTCCAGGCGAGGCTGGTCCGGGGAACCACAACCGATTTCTACGCCGCAAAAGGGCTGAGTCCCTGGATGCCGCTGTCCCGCTTCCCTGACAACGACAGCTACAGCGATCTGGTCTATTCCCGGACGGCCAGCATGCTGTTGCTCCTGCGTGAAGCGTGGGGGGAAAAGCGGCTGCACGCGATGCTTCATCGCTTCGTTACCACGTACCAATACCAGGTGGCGACAGGAAAAGCGTGGGTGGAGGCGTTATCGGCGGAAGCGGGCGAAGATGCAGAGCCGTTTATCCAGTACTGGCTGCTGCTGGATAAAGGGAAAGAGAAAGAGGCGCAGGAGTGGCTGGACCGTCAAAGGGCAGAGAAGTAA
- the purE gene encoding 5-(carboxyamino)imidazole ribonucleotide mutase has product MFKPLVGVIMGSTSDWETMQAACTILDELKVPYEKKVVSAHRTPDLMFDYAEGAKQRGLEVIIAGAGGAAHLPGMVAAKTELPVIGVPVKSSTLNGLDSLLSIVQMPGGVPVATVAIGKAGAVNAGLLAAQILGIKYPEIQERFVARRKVVRDKVLGDSELA; this is encoded by the coding sequence ATGTTCAAACCGTTGGTAGGTGTGATCATGGGCAGTACGTCTGATTGGGAAACGATGCAGGCTGCCTGTACGATATTGGACGAGCTGAAGGTACCTTATGAAAAGAAAGTGGTATCAGCACACAGGACACCGGATCTGATGTTTGACTACGCAGAGGGAGCCAAGCAGCGCGGTCTTGAGGTGATCATTGCCGGAGCGGGTGGAGCGGCTCATCTGCCCGGAATGGTAGCGGCCAAAACAGAGCTGCCGGTGATTGGCGTACCCGTGAAATCATCTACCTTGAACGGACTTGACTCTTTGCTGTCCATCGTTCAGATGCCAGGCGGTGTGCCGGTTGCCACGGTTGCCATCGGCAAGGCGGGAGCTGTCAATGCCGGACTGTTGGCTGCTCAGATTCTGGGCATCAAGTACCCGGAAATCCAGGAGCGCTTCGTGGCCAGAAGAAAGGTCGTCCGCGATAAAGTACTGGGAGATAGTGAGCTGGCATGA
- the purK gene encoding 5-(carboxyamino)imidazole ribonucleotide synthase, translating into MMDKKEISVKPDKQIKPGATIGILGGGQLGRMIALAGRAMGYRFVTLDPTEDAPCGQTADRQIVARYDDVTAALQLAEASDVISYEFENVDAQVAEVLETKSYVPQGSRLLRITQHRIREKTAIRELGIPVAPFCVVESKESLRQAVQELGLPAVMKTATGGYDGKGQWVLRSEAELDEAYETLAKAGTELIVEQFVPFVMELSVIAARNPAGELAVFPAAENVHIDNILHLSIVPARIPEAVRRKAEEIARKIAEKLDVVGLVAVEMFLGANGELYVNELAPRPHNSGHYTMDACVTSQFEQHVRAVCNLPLGSTELLSPVVMVNILGEHLEPVLERIERLPRTAKLHLYGKADSKPKRKMGHINVLASTVEAALSEIDRLEIWNKAEGQS; encoded by the coding sequence ATGATGGATAAAAAAGAGATTTCCGTGAAACCTGACAAACAGATAAAGCCGGGAGCGACCATCGGCATTCTCGGCGGAGGGCAGCTGGGTCGAATGATCGCGCTGGCTGGACGTGCCATGGGATACCGGTTTGTCACCCTGGACCCGACGGAGGACGCGCCATGCGGGCAAACAGCAGACAGGCAGATTGTCGCCCGCTATGATGATGTGACTGCTGCCCTGCAATTGGCGGAGGCTAGCGACGTAATCAGCTACGAATTTGAAAACGTAGACGCACAGGTAGCAGAGGTGCTGGAAACCAAATCATACGTACCGCAGGGGAGCCGCCTGTTGCGGATTACCCAGCATCGCATCCGGGAGAAGACGGCGATCCGTGAGCTAGGCATCCCGGTCGCCCCGTTCTGTGTGGTAGAGAGCAAGGAGAGCTTGCGACAGGCCGTTCAAGAGCTAGGCTTGCCGGCGGTGATGAAGACCGCCACTGGCGGTTATGATGGAAAAGGGCAGTGGGTGCTGCGGTCCGAGGCTGAACTGGACGAAGCATACGAGACCTTGGCCAAAGCGGGAACCGAACTGATCGTCGAGCAGTTTGTGCCCTTTGTCATGGAGCTGTCCGTCATTGCAGCGCGCAATCCGGCGGGGGAGCTGGCTGTTTTTCCGGCCGCCGAAAACGTGCATATAGACAACATCCTGCATCTTTCCATCGTTCCGGCCCGTATACCGGAAGCGGTCAGACGGAAAGCAGAAGAAATAGCCCGCAAGATCGCAGAAAAGCTGGATGTAGTCGGGCTGGTAGCCGTGGAGATGTTTCTCGGGGCAAACGGGGAACTCTATGTAAATGAGCTGGCACCGCGTCCGCACAACTCGGGCCACTATACGATGGATGCCTGTGTCACGTCCCAGTTTGAGCAGCATGTGCGTGCTGTCTGCAACCTGCCGCTGGGATCGACCGAGCTGCTTTCTCCGGTCGTAATGGTGAATATTTTGGGTGAGCATCTGGAGCCGGTGCTAGAGAGGATCGAAAGGCTGCCCCGGACGGCCAAGCTTCATTTGTACGGCAAAGCAGACAGCAAGCCGAAACGGAAGATGGGCCATATCAACGTGCTGGCGTCTACAGTGGAAGCGGCGCTCAGCGAGATTGACAGGCTGGAAATATGGAACAAAGCGGAGGGACAATCATGA
- the purB gene encoding adenylosuccinate lyase: MIERYTRPEMRAIWTEENKFKAWLEVEILACEAWSKLGVIPEEDVKKLRQHASFDINRIYEIEEETRHDVVAFTRAVSETEALGEEKKWVHYGLTSTDVVDTALSYLLRQANEILEKDLEDFLVILADKAREHKDTVMMGRTHGVHAEPTTFGLKLALWYEEMKRNLARFRAAKKEVAFGKISGAVGTYANIDPFVEKYVCEQLGLEAAPISTQTLQRDRHAEYMATLALIATSLDKFATEIRGLQKSEIREVEEAFAKGQKGSSAMPHKRNPIGSENISGLARVIRGHMLSAYENVPLWHERDISHSSVERVILPDATQLLNYMLRRFMNIVKNLTVFPENMKRNMDRTFGLIFSQQVMLKLIEKGMSREQAYDIVQPRAMQAWEEQRSFREILESDAAVTSTLSKEELDDCFDHRYHLKHVDTIFQRLGLL, encoded by the coding sequence ATGATCGAACGTTATACAAGACCGGAGATGCGCGCCATCTGGACGGAGGAAAACAAATTCAAGGCTTGGCTGGAAGTGGAGATTCTCGCCTGCGAGGCGTGGTCCAAGCTGGGTGTCATTCCGGAAGAGGACGTGAAAAAGCTGCGTCAGCATGCCAGCTTTGACATCAACCGGATTTATGAAATTGAGGAAGAGACGCGTCATGACGTCGTAGCCTTTACCCGCGCGGTTTCCGAGACAGAGGCGCTTGGCGAAGAGAAAAAATGGGTGCATTACGGTCTGACCTCGACCGACGTGGTCGATACTGCACTGTCGTATTTGCTCCGGCAAGCCAATGAAATCCTGGAAAAGGATTTGGAGGATTTCCTCGTGATCCTGGCAGACAAGGCACGGGAACACAAGGACACCGTCATGATGGGCCGGACCCATGGCGTGCATGCGGAGCCGACCACATTTGGCCTCAAGCTGGCGCTGTGGTATGAAGAGATGAAGCGCAATCTGGCCCGTTTCCGCGCGGCGAAAAAAGAAGTGGCCTTCGGCAAAATCTCCGGCGCTGTCGGTACCTACGCGAACATCGATCCCTTCGTGGAAAAATACGTGTGCGAGCAGCTCGGGCTGGAAGCGGCGCCGATTTCGACGCAAACCCTGCAGCGCGACCGTCACGCGGAATACATGGCTACGCTCGCTTTGATCGCCACCTCGCTGGATAAATTTGCGACCGAGATTCGCGGCCTGCAAAAGAGCGAGATTCGCGAAGTAGAAGAGGCCTTTGCCAAAGGGCAAAAAGGCTCCTCAGCGATGCCACACAAGCGCAATCCGATCGGCAGCGAGAACATCTCCGGTCTGGCCCGCGTTATTCGCGGTCACATGCTGTCCGCTTACGAGAACGTGCCGCTGTGGCATGAGCGCGATATCTCCCACTCTTCGGTGGAGCGTGTGATTCTGCCGGATGCAACGCAGCTTCTGAACTACATGCTGCGCCGCTTCATGAATATCGTCAAAAACCTGACGGTGTTCCCGGAAAACATGAAGCGCAACATGGACCGTACCTTTGGTCTGATTTTCTCCCAGCAGGTGATGCTGAAGCTGATCGAAAAAGGCATGAGCCGCGAGCAGGCCTACGATATCGTACAGCCCCGTGCCATGCAGGCTTGGGAAGAGCAGCGCTCGTTCCGCGAAATCCTGGAAAGCGACGCGGCGGTAACGTCGACGCTCAGCAAGGAAGAGCTGGATGATTGCTTTGATCATCGCTATCATTTGAAGCATGTGGATACGATTTTCCAACGTTTGGGTTTGCTCTAA